Proteins found in one Aquibium microcysteis genomic segment:
- a CDS encoding TIGR04076 family protein translates to MAEARDDSFELYDLRVEVVAPEGGPILCGAQPGDHFELRGEMLYLPPGQGISIYSLASVLPLLAAKQRPTHANDWMTTDADIACPDPNCSTRLRISRTGLRRFSHAETTLVPLPDR, encoded by the coding sequence ATGGCTGAGGCGCGGGACGATAGCTTCGAGCTCTACGATCTGCGCGTCGAGGTGGTGGCGCCGGAGGGCGGACCGATCCTGTGCGGGGCGCAACCGGGCGACCATTTCGAGCTGCGCGGCGAGATGCTGTATCTGCCGCCCGGCCAGGGCATCTCGATCTATTCGCTGGCCTCCGTGCTGCCGCTGCTGGCAGCCAAGCAGCGGCCGACGCACGCCAACGACTGGATGACGACCGACGCCGATATCGCCTGCCCGGACCCCAACTGCTCGACGCGCCTGCGCATCTCGCGGACGGGGCTGCGCCGCTTCAGCCATGCGGAAACCACGCTCGTTCCCCTGCCCGACCGATGA
- a CDS encoding GntR family transcriptional regulator — protein MADDRRERPLSLAPRGDGSSERGSRGVLGPVVRDSLQERVYRELRGSLIHGVFDAGEILRIQELADTLQTSTMPVREALARLVSEQALEALPSRSVRVPIITRERLDDLARARVLVEGELVRLAIGRLTPADFARIRELTRACEAAFGGTAPDKAQATSELNHAFHFAIYGAAGSAVLLPIVESLWLQSGPYVRVAARVYQDNPEFSAVHHHWELIEALERGDAEAALAALTDDITQSFNLIRGRLDAEASARKAANG, from the coding sequence ATGGCTGACGACAGACGGGAACGACCCCTATCTCTGGCCCCGCGCGGCGATGGCTCATCGGAGCGCGGTTCGCGCGGCGTCCTCGGCCCGGTGGTGCGGGATTCGCTGCAGGAGCGCGTCTATCGCGAACTGCGCGGTTCGCTGATCCACGGCGTCTTCGACGCCGGCGAGATCCTGCGCATCCAGGAGCTCGCCGACACCTTGCAGACGAGCACGATGCCGGTGCGCGAGGCGCTGGCCCGGCTGGTCTCAGAACAGGCGCTGGAGGCGCTTCCGAGCCGCTCGGTGCGGGTGCCGATCATCACCCGCGAGCGGCTCGACGATCTCGCCCGCGCCCGCGTGCTGGTCGAGGGGGAACTCGTCCGGCTGGCGATCGGCCGGCTGACGCCGGCGGATTTCGCGCGCATCCGCGAGCTCACGCGGGCCTGCGAGGCCGCGTTCGGCGGGACGGCGCCCGACAAGGCGCAGGCGACGTCGGAGCTGAACCACGCCTTCCATTTCGCCATCTACGGCGCGGCCGGCTCGGCGGTGCTGCTGCCCATCGTCGAGAGCCTGTGGCTGCAGTCGGGACCCTATGTGCGGGTGGCGGCACGCGTCTACCAGGACAATCCGGAATTCTCCGCCGTGCATCATCACTGGGAACTGATCGAGGCGCTGGAGCGCGGCGATGCGGAGGCTGCGCTCGCGGCGCTCACCGACGACATCACGCAGTCCTTCAACCTGATCCGCGGGCGGCTCGATGCCGAGGCGAGCGCGAGGAAGGCGGCCAATGGCTGA
- a CDS encoding ABC transporter ATP-binding protein produces the protein MQSLHGSRQASAREGASVIEAAGVVKAFGGLRAVDGMSLSLAHGEMVALIGPNGAGKTTMFNLIAGSLRPDAGSIRVDGVDVQGEGPERRIGRGVGRTFQIPRPFADMSVLENVLAGAQAQLGESMWMNFLAPGRVAAQERAAVEKARELLAFVTLDRLALEPARVLSGGQRKLLELARILMADPGVILLDEPAAGVNPVLLDLLIDRIVALNADGKTILLIEHNMDMVARLCGRAVVMAAGRLLAEGPPAEIARDPAVVAAYLGDVA, from the coding sequence ATGCAATCGCTGCACGGCTCCAGGCAGGCATCGGCGCGGGAAGGAGCCTCGGTGATCGAGGCCGCCGGCGTCGTGAAGGCGTTCGGCGGCCTGCGTGCCGTCGACGGAATGTCGCTGTCGCTCGCCCATGGTGAGATGGTCGCGCTGATCGGCCCCAACGGCGCCGGCAAGACGACGATGTTCAACCTGATCGCCGGCAGCCTGCGGCCCGATGCGGGATCGATCCGGGTCGACGGCGTCGACGTGCAGGGGGAGGGGCCGGAGCGCCGGATCGGCCGCGGCGTCGGCCGCACCTTCCAGATCCCGCGGCCCTTTGCCGACATGTCGGTTCTGGAAAACGTGCTCGCCGGCGCGCAGGCCCAGCTCGGCGAAAGCATGTGGATGAACTTCCTCGCTCCCGGCCGCGTCGCCGCGCAGGAGCGGGCCGCCGTCGAGAAGGCGCGAGAACTCCTTGCCTTCGTCACGCTGGACCGGTTGGCGCTGGAGCCCGCGCGGGTGCTGTCGGGCGGCCAGCGCAAGCTGCTGGAACTCGCCCGCATCCTGATGGCCGATCCCGGGGTGATCCTGCTCGACGAGCCGGCCGCCGGCGTCAATCCGGTGCTGCTCGACCTGCTGATCGACCGCATCGTCGCCCTCAACGCGGACGGCAAGACGATCCTCCTGATCGAGCACAACATGGACATGGTGGCCCGGCTCTGCGGCCGCGCGGTGGTCATGGCGGCTGGCAGGCTGCTGGCAGAAGGCCCACCGGCCGAGATCGCCCGCGATCCGGCGGTCGTCGCCGCCTATCTCGGGGACGTCGCATGA
- a CDS encoding ABC transporter ATP-binding protein, translating into MTPAADAEIVLATRALVSGYERDLPIVRGVDMAVRKGEFLLLLGPNGAGKSTLVKTIAGLVPVHSGTVLHQGADVTAMPPHLRVRHGLAFVPQTENVFSTMTIHENLLVAAQVLPKARRAGRIADLCAMFPDLARLKALRAGQLSGGQRQMLAVARALIVEPSVLILDEPSAGLAPKVVQEVFANLKAINAAGVTTVLVEQNVKAALAIADRAIVLVEGEVRLEGDARTLGDDAVMAELYLGSRHRPAEARP; encoded by the coding sequence ATGACGCCCGCGGCCGACGCCGAAATCGTGCTGGCGACCCGCGCGCTGGTCTCCGGCTACGAGCGCGACCTGCCGATCGTGCGCGGCGTCGACATGGCGGTGCGCAAGGGCGAGTTCCTGCTGCTGCTCGGGCCGAACGGGGCCGGCAAGTCGACGCTGGTCAAGACCATCGCCGGCCTCGTGCCGGTCCATTCCGGCACCGTGCTGCACCAGGGCGCCGACGTCACCGCGATGCCGCCGCATCTGCGCGTCCGCCATGGCCTCGCCTTCGTGCCGCAGACCGAGAACGTCTTCTCCACCATGACCATCCACGAGAACCTGCTCGTGGCGGCGCAGGTGCTGCCGAAGGCACGGCGCGCCGGGCGCATCGCCGACCTCTGCGCGATGTTCCCGGACCTCGCGCGCCTGAAGGCGCTGCGCGCCGGCCAGTTGTCGGGCGGGCAGCGCCAGATGCTCGCGGTCGCCCGTGCGCTGATCGTCGAGCCCTCCGTCCTGATCCTCGACGAGCCCTCGGCCGGCCTCGCGCCGAAGGTCGTGCAGGAGGTCTTCGCCAACTTGAAGGCCATCAACGCCGCCGGCGTGACCACCGTGCTGGTCGAGCAGAACGTCAAGGCGGCGCTCGCCATCGCCGACCGCGCCATCGTCCTCGTCGAGGGCGAGGTGCGCCTGGAAGGCGATGCGCGCACGCTCGGCGACGATGCGGTGATGGCCGAACTCTATCTCGGGTCGCGGCACCGGCCGGCGGAGGCACGCCCATGA
- a CDS encoding branched-chain amino acid ABC transporter permease, whose protein sequence is MTPQVVMDGLVAGAMIGLGAIGITLTYSILRFSNFAHGEFLSWGAYLVLALASGLGFLAGGPGSPLGPFSFGWTLPVALVAGIVLTAGLALVVDALLFGPLRHRGSAVIILVMASFGAALTLRSLLEFVFTSKPVYFTDALQIARPLGFGLRATPDQMLALGLATVLVVAIHLLMTRTAIGRSMRAVSENRQLAGIAGIDVRMVIRTVWIFGAGLACVAGVMSGLLVQIRPQMGLDLLLPLFAAAILGGIGSVPGAMIAGLIVGLAEAMTVQLIGAEWRAAVAFVILVAILLLRPRGLFGRPE, encoded by the coding sequence ATGACCCCGCAGGTTGTGATGGACGGGCTGGTGGCCGGCGCCATGATCGGGCTCGGCGCCATCGGCATCACGCTGACCTATTCCATCCTGCGCTTCTCCAACTTCGCCCATGGTGAGTTCCTGTCCTGGGGGGCCTATCTCGTGCTCGCGCTGGCGAGCGGGCTCGGCTTTCTCGCCGGCGGCCCGGGCAGCCCGCTCGGCCCCTTCTCTTTCGGCTGGACGCTGCCGGTCGCGCTGGTCGCCGGCATCGTGCTCACCGCCGGCCTGGCGCTCGTGGTCGATGCCCTGCTGTTCGGCCCGCTGCGCCACCGCGGCAGCGCCGTCATCATCCTCGTGATGGCGAGCTTCGGCGCGGCGCTGACGCTGCGCAGCCTGCTTGAGTTCGTCTTCACCTCGAAGCCCGTCTATTTCACCGACGCCCTGCAGATCGCCCGACCGCTCGGCTTCGGCCTGCGCGCCACGCCCGACCAGATGCTGGCGCTCGGCCTCGCGACCGTCCTCGTCGTCGCGATCCACCTGCTCATGACCCGCACCGCCATCGGCCGGTCGATGCGGGCGGTGAGCGAGAACCGCCAGCTCGCCGGCATCGCCGGCATCGACGTGCGCATGGTCATCCGCACCGTCTGGATCTTCGGCGCCGGCCTCGCCTGCGTCGCCGGCGTCATGTCGGGCCTGCTCGTCCAGATCCGGCCGCAGATGGGCCTCGACCTCCTGCTGCCGCTCTTCGCCGCAGCGATCCTCGGCGGCATCGGCTCGGTGCCGGGCGCCATGATCGCCGGCCTGATCGTCGGCCTCGCGGAGGCGATGACGGTGCAGCTGATCGGTGCCGAATGGCGCGCCGCCGTCGCCTTCGTCATCCTCGTCGCCATCCTGCTCTTGCGCCCGCGCGGCCTGTTCGGGAGACCGGAATGA
- a CDS encoding branched-chain amino acid ABC transporter permease, giving the protein MIDLLSYGAFFLSVALTYAIISLGLNVQWGQTGLFNVGIAGFVAVGAYVSALMTTPAATDHLGGFGLPIAAGWLGAAVATGFVTFLVGALTIRLRSDYLAIATFGAAVAIHLCILNLQSVTGGPFGIGFIPRAFAGLADRPVAFSLANLALLAAVVLALYLALEHLARSPWGRVLRAIREDEPAALALGKSAVRFRLQAFALGGAIMGLAGATQAHFIGYIAPDNYQPILTFQVWAMLIVGGSGNNRGAILGALVVWGIWALSASAVASLFPAEQQARAASLQIVMIGLALCAILLWRPRGILGEARILSRHVLRPPSPAAPAPTTTSET; this is encoded by the coding sequence ATGATCGATCTCCTGAGCTACGGCGCATTCTTCCTCTCGGTGGCGCTCACCTATGCCATCATCAGCCTCGGTCTCAACGTGCAATGGGGCCAGACCGGTCTGTTCAACGTCGGCATTGCCGGCTTCGTCGCCGTCGGCGCCTACGTCTCGGCGCTCATGACCACGCCGGCCGCCACCGACCATCTCGGCGGTTTCGGCCTGCCGATCGCCGCCGGCTGGCTGGGGGCTGCCGTCGCCACCGGCTTCGTGACCTTCCTCGTCGGCGCGCTCACCATCCGCCTGCGCTCCGACTATCTGGCCATCGCCACCTTCGGCGCCGCGGTGGCCATCCATCTGTGCATCCTGAACCTGCAGTCCGTCACCGGCGGCCCCTTCGGCATCGGCTTCATTCCGCGCGCCTTCGCCGGCCTCGCCGACCGGCCGGTGGCCTTCAGCCTCGCCAATCTGGCGCTGCTCGCCGCGGTGGTCCTGGCGCTCTATCTCGCGCTCGAACATCTGGCCCGCAGCCCCTGGGGCCGCGTTCTGCGCGCCATCCGCGAGGACGAGCCGGCAGCACTCGCGCTGGGCAAGAGCGCGGTGCGCTTCCGCCTGCAGGCCTTCGCGCTCGGCGGCGCCATCATGGGGCTCGCGGGCGCCACCCAGGCGCATTTCATCGGCTACATCGCCCCCGACAACTATCAGCCGATCCTGACCTTCCAGGTCTGGGCGATGCTGATCGTCGGCGGCTCCGGCAACAATCGCGGCGCGATCCTCGGCGCACTCGTCGTCTGGGGCATCTGGGCGCTGTCGGCGTCGGCCGTCGCCTCCCTGTTCCCGGCCGAGCAGCAGGCGCGCGCCGCCTCCCTGCAGATCGTGATGATCGGACTGGCGCTCTGCGCCATCCTGCTCTGGCGTCCGCGCGGCATCCTCGGCGAGGCCCGCATCCTGTCCCGCCACGTGCTGCGTCCCCCGTCCCCTGCGGCGCCCGCGCCAACCACCACCAGCGAGACCTGA
- a CDS encoding aldo/keto reductase: MNARPERTRLAGSLDISRLVCGLWQVADIEKDAAPLDPDAAADALGAYAAAGFDTFDMADHYGSAELIAGRLLARHPGQGRPVAMTKWCPEPGPMTPDVVRRGVQERLDRLGAAKVDLLQFHWWTFEHPAWLDALHAMAELRREGLIGEIGVTNFDAAHLELALADGIPLVSNQVSFSLVDRRAAGELAALCRRSGVRLFAYGTLCGGFLSERWLGRPEPETIPDWSRSKYKRFIDEAGGWAAFQGILRAASDIGRRHGVSVSNVATRWVLEHDAVAAAIIGARLTESEHRDDNLKIFSFALDGADHARLAEAFAATRPIPGDCGDEYRRPPFLTASGDLSHHLGSIPSVFEAVEVPGRPGRLRASSGSIWEGIAGYSRAVRVGDRILVSGTTATHGADRCVAPGNPGAQTTYILDKIAASLNALGGTMEDVVRTRIYLRDAARWEPVSRAHGRVFGEILPANTLVEVGALVGDYEVEIEAEAVVAG; encoded by the coding sequence ATGAACGCACGCCCCGAACGCACCCGGCTCGCCGGTTCGCTCGACATCAGCCGGCTGGTCTGCGGCCTCTGGCAGGTCGCCGACATCGAGAAGGACGCCGCCCCGCTCGATCCCGACGCGGCCGCCGACGCGCTCGGCGCCTATGCCGCGGCTGGCTTCGACACCTTCGACATGGCCGACCACTACGGCAGCGCCGAACTGATCGCCGGCCGGCTGCTCGCCCGCCATCCCGGGCAGGGCCGTCCCGTCGCGATGACCAAGTGGTGCCCCGAACCCGGCCCGATGACGCCGGACGTGGTCCGCCGCGGCGTTCAGGAACGGCTCGACCGGCTCGGCGCAGCAAAGGTCGATCTCTTGCAGTTCCACTGGTGGACCTTCGAACATCCGGCCTGGCTGGATGCGCTGCATGCGATGGCGGAGCTGCGGCGCGAGGGCTTGATCGGCGAGATCGGCGTCACCAATTTCGACGCCGCGCATCTGGAACTGGCGCTCGCCGACGGCATCCCGCTGGTCAGCAACCAGGTGTCCTTCTCGCTCGTCGACCGCCGCGCCGCCGGCGAACTCGCGGCGCTGTGCCGGCGCAGCGGCGTGCGGCTCTTCGCCTATGGCACGCTGTGCGGCGGCTTCCTGTCGGAGCGCTGGCTCGGCCGTCCCGAGCCGGAGACGATCCCCGACTGGAGCCGGTCGAAATACAAGCGCTTCATCGACGAGGCCGGCGGCTGGGCCGCCTTCCAGGGCATCCTGCGGGCCGCCTCGGACATCGGCCGCAGGCACGGCGTCTCGGTCTCCAACGTCGCGACCCGCTGGGTGCTGGAACACGACGCGGTGGCGGCGGCCATCATCGGCGCCCGCCTCACCGAGAGCGAGCACCGTGACGACAACCTGAAGATCTTCTCCTTCGCGCTCGACGGCGCCGACCACGCCCGTCTCGCCGAGGCCTTTGCCGCCACCCGGCCGATCCCGGGCGATTGCGGCGACGAGTACCGCCGTCCGCCGTTCCTGACCGCTTCCGGCGACCTCTCCCACCACCTCGGCTCGATCCCGTCGGTCTTCGAGGCGGTCGAGGTGCCCGGGCGCCCGGGCCGCCTGCGGGCGTCGTCGGGCAGCATCTGGGAGGGCATCGCCGGCTACAGCCGCGCGGTCAGGGTCGGCGACCGCATCCTCGTCTCGGGGACCACGGCCACCCATGGTGCCGACCGCTGTGTGGCGCCGGGCAATCCGGGCGCGCAGACCACCTACATCCTAGACAAGATCGCCGCCTCGCTGAACGCGCTCGGCGGCACGATGGAGGACGTGGTGCGCACCCGCATCTACCTCCGCGACGCCGCCAGGTGGGAGCCCGTCTCGCGCGCCCACGGCCGCGTCTTCGGCGAGATCCTCCCTGCCAACACCCTCGTCGAGGTGGGCGCCCTCGTCGGCGACTACGAGGTCGAGATCGAGGCGGAGGCGGTCGTGGCGGGCTGA
- a CDS encoding alginate lyase family protein, protein MSRRRTSPPLLSERQAAHYRALDAMLGVLDAHDGAGRAARRITLIPEKTPPTVTLRALLPDTWPAIEEVRTPLRPRPGWLVPDQATAAPVTVVALFGLDAQGIRIALDHLAARQRETPGFLPVCFTDWPDHAGFRRRGFIVEHFVPEHIQDPAGLGHFRARFMLLWRKWGGAALVDLSPPTLLASRIGDLGMFGPQMVRSETDRAWERPKPERLPAAKPDIAALRAEYAARGLNDVPDTFVLYRIVGNDLHPRHEPGQSLRNVRFILENEPRFAGCEKRWVVNRIIDPETEASILDLLDRAGQTYLHIRFDPEEYARQDWDFSGFADPAFWLAPMDCSERMRMRLETRLRRHKINYAINNNGARNAALNDGRGRAKWVLPWDGNCFLSQIAWDRLVADVTSRPYLKYFQVPMARLSDTEAATTADLSHLATEEPQVIFRSDAEESFDEAFPYGRRPKVSLFWRLGIPGDWDLARDDVWDVPRPERTPRGAEFGTAGWVSRLPSGRSHLEAPSRSSQTGRELARNEAIVATLDELDHAALARHWRRDRLTAYDDAALDRLAAAPDGSIAARWREALVQAGEAGILRGLQSVVDKTTLPPSGDPHDYWNPAPFWWPNPATADGLPYVRRDGERIPGTELYSPHSERYDRTRLQRFFDDATVCALAWRVTGERRFAEHAAAMLRCWFVDPQTRMNPHLTFAHWRPEPIARHAVGYGLIDLKDLYFFLDAVRLMHASGALDDAAEDRFRAWLATYLDWIQTGPQGAAERAAPNNHGTCFDLQVAAIAAYLGDMRALSATMRSAKARMLAQFAPDGSQPGELTRQTSAHRASFNLQSWVNLARLAKTVGCDLWGCEGADHRSLRGALGWLLPRLDQPNWSYPQVSAFDRNRRFPLAAAAKDELGLEAADRSDGGALDPAEWSPIHHPRDGVKPFWLVDHLTGCASSALTERRDDALRFRGA, encoded by the coding sequence ATGAGCAGGAGACGAACGTCGCCGCCTCTCCTGTCCGAACGGCAGGCGGCCCACTATCGGGCTCTCGACGCGATGCTCGGCGTTCTCGACGCTCACGACGGCGCGGGACGCGCCGCGCGCCGCATTACCCTGATTCCCGAGAAGACTCCGCCGACCGTGACGCTGCGCGCGCTCCTGCCCGACACATGGCCCGCCATCGAGGAGGTACGAACCCCTCTGCGCCCGCGTCCAGGCTGGCTCGTCCCGGACCAGGCGACGGCTGCGCCGGTGACGGTCGTGGCGCTCTTCGGACTCGATGCGCAAGGCATCCGGATCGCGCTCGACCACCTCGCGGCCCGGCAGCGGGAGACACCCGGTTTCCTGCCGGTCTGCTTCACCGACTGGCCGGATCACGCGGGCTTCCGCCGCAGGGGCTTCATCGTCGAACACTTCGTCCCCGAGCATATCCAGGACCCGGCAGGCCTCGGCCATTTCCGCGCACGCTTCATGCTGCTGTGGCGCAAATGGGGTGGGGCGGCACTGGTCGATCTTTCGCCGCCGACCCTTCTCGCATCGAGGATCGGCGACCTCGGGATGTTCGGGCCGCAAATGGTCCGCAGCGAGACGGACAGGGCCTGGGAACGGCCGAAGCCGGAGCGCCTGCCTGCGGCCAAGCCCGACATCGCGGCGCTCCGCGCCGAGTATGCCGCACGCGGCCTGAACGACGTGCCCGACACGTTCGTGCTCTACCGCATCGTCGGCAACGATCTCCATCCGCGGCACGAACCCGGCCAGTCGCTGCGCAACGTCCGCTTCATCCTCGAGAACGAACCCCGGTTCGCCGGCTGCGAGAAACGCTGGGTGGTGAACCGGATCATCGATCCGGAAACGGAAGCGTCGATCCTCGACCTCCTGGATCGCGCCGGGCAGACCTATCTGCACATCCGCTTCGACCCGGAGGAATACGCCCGGCAGGACTGGGACTTCTCCGGCTTCGCGGACCCGGCCTTCTGGCTGGCCCCGATGGACTGTTCGGAACGGATGCGGATGCGCCTCGAGACGCGCCTGCGGCGCCACAAGATCAACTACGCGATCAACAACAACGGCGCGCGCAACGCCGCGCTGAACGACGGGCGTGGCCGGGCGAAATGGGTCCTCCCCTGGGACGGCAACTGCTTCCTGTCGCAGATCGCCTGGGACAGGCTCGTCGCGGACGTCACGTCGCGCCCCTATCTCAAGTATTTTCAGGTGCCGATGGCGCGGCTGTCGGACACGGAGGCGGCGACGACCGCCGATCTCAGCCATCTCGCGACCGAAGAGCCGCAGGTGATCTTCAGGTCGGATGCGGAGGAATCCTTCGACGAAGCCTTCCCCTACGGACGCCGGCCGAAGGTCTCGCTGTTCTGGAGACTGGGGATCCCCGGCGACTGGGACCTCGCGCGCGACGACGTCTGGGACGTCCCGCGGCCGGAGCGCACGCCACGCGGTGCAGAGTTCGGGACGGCCGGCTGGGTGTCCCGTCTCCCGTCCGGCCGCTCTCACCTGGAAGCGCCGTCGAGGTCGAGCCAGACGGGACGCGAACTGGCACGCAACGAAGCGATCGTGGCGACGCTCGACGAACTCGACCATGCGGCACTGGCGCGACACTGGAGGCGGGACCGGCTCACCGCCTATGACGACGCGGCGCTCGATCGCCTGGCGGCGGCACCCGACGGCTCGATCGCGGCGCGGTGGCGCGAGGCGCTGGTGCAGGCGGGCGAAGCGGGGATCCTGCGCGGCCTGCAGTCGGTCGTCGACAAGACCACCCTGCCCCCGAGCGGCGATCCCCACGACTACTGGAACCCGGCGCCGTTCTGGTGGCCGAACCCGGCCACCGCCGACGGCCTGCCCTACGTCCGGCGCGATGGCGAGCGCATTCCTGGAACCGAGCTCTATTCGCCGCACAGCGAGCGCTATGACCGCACGCGCCTGCAGCGCTTCTTCGACGATGCGACCGTGTGTGCGCTGGCCTGGCGGGTCACCGGAGAACGACGGTTCGCCGAGCATGCCGCGGCCATGCTGCGCTGCTGGTTCGTCGATCCGCAGACGCGGATGAACCCGCATCTGACCTTCGCGCATTGGCGGCCGGAGCCGATCGCCAGGCATGCCGTCGGCTATGGCCTCATCGACCTGAAGGACCTCTATTTCTTCCTCGACGCGGTCCGGCTCATGCACGCGTCGGGAGCGCTCGACGATGCGGCGGAGGACCGGTTCCGCGCCTGGCTCGCGACCTATCTCGACTGGATCCAAACCGGCCCGCAAGGCGCCGCCGAACGCGCAGCCCCCAACAATCACGGCACGTGCTTCGACCTCCAGGTCGCCGCCATCGCCGCCTATCTCGGCGACATGCGAGCGCTGTCGGCCACCATGCGGTCGGCGAAGGCGCGCATGCTCGCGCAATTCGCGCCGGACGGCAGCCAGCCGGGGGAACTGACGCGGCAGACGTCCGCGCACCGTGCGAGCTTCAACCTGCAGAGCTGGGTCAACCTGGCGCGGCTGGCAAAGACGGTGGGCTGCGACCTGTGGGGCTGCGAAGGTGCCGATCACCGCTCGCTGCGCGGGGCGCTGGGCTGGCTCCTGCCCCGTCTCGACCAGCCGAACTGGTCGTATCCGCAGGTCTCGGCGTTCGACCGGAACCGTCGTTTCCCCCTCGCGGCCGCGGCGAAGGACGAACTCGGCCTGGAGGCCGCGGACCGGTCGGACGGAGGGGCGCTCGATCCCGCCGAATGGTCGCCGATCCATCATCCACGCGACGGGGTGAAGCCCTTCTGGCTCGTCGATCACCTGACGGGCTGCGCGTCGTCGGCCCTGACGGAACGGCGGGACGACGCCCTGCGGTTCCGCGGCGCGTAG